One Myxococcota bacterium DNA segment encodes these proteins:
- a CDS encoding ion transporter, with protein MHRFKEKLYDVIFKSDTQLGKFFDIVLLVTILGSVLVVCLDSVREIRLEHGLMLRRAEWVFTLLFTLEYLGRVISVRKPLAYIFSFYGLVDLVAVLPTYLAVIVPSAHSLLVVRIFRMLRVFRILKLGPYLAEAQMLSAALRGSRRKILVFLLSVITIVLVAATLMYLIEGEENGFDSIPRAMYWAIVTVTTVGYGDISPHTVGGQCLASILMIVGYTIIAVPTGIVSSEFMRAQNKSSDDAHCKTCGSALEDRRG; from the coding sequence ATGCACCGCTTCAAAGAAAAACTCTACGATGTGATTTTCAAATCAGACACTCAGCTGGGCAAGTTTTTTGACATTGTCTTGCTGGTGACGATTTTAGGAAGCGTCCTGGTTGTTTGTCTGGATAGTGTGCGAGAAATTCGGCTCGAGCATGGGCTCATGTTGCGCAGAGCCGAATGGGTGTTCACACTGCTTTTTACGCTTGAATATCTGGGCCGGGTAATAAGCGTTCGAAAGCCGTTGGCTTATATTTTTAGCTTTTATGGCTTGGTCGATCTGGTTGCCGTCCTGCCTACCTATCTGGCGGTTATTGTTCCGAGCGCGCACTCTTTGTTGGTGGTTCGTATCTTCCGGATGCTGCGGGTGTTTAGAATCTTGAAGCTCGGCCCTTACCTGGCGGAGGCACAAATGTTGTCTGCGGCATTAAGAGGCAGCAGGAGAAAGATATTGGTCTTCTTGCTTAGCGTTATCACCATCGTGTTGGTGGCGGCTACTTTGATGTATTTAATTGAAGGCGAAGAAAATGGTTTTGATAGCATTCCAAGAGCCATGTATTGGGCGATCGTCACGGTCACGACCGTAGGTTATGGCGACATTTCGCCCCACACGGTCGGAGGGCAGTGCCTGGCCTCTATCCTGATGATAGTGGGCTACACTATTATTGCGGTACCCACTGGCATTGTTTCTTCTGAGTTTATGCGGGCGCAAAATAAATCGAGTGACGATGCGCATTGCAAGACTTGCGGCAGCGCATTAGAGGACAGGCGTGGATAA
- a CDS encoding Glu/Leu/Phe/Val dehydrogenase: MQPIEIADDVAPKQENLFELADGQLEKAFEIVSMDESLKSILKQPKNEIIIHFPVKLTSGKIEMFKGYRVQHNNILGPFKGGIRYHESVYLNECKALAAWMTWKCALQNIPFGGGKGGIKFNPHLYNNEDLEHITRRFTHALGNNIGPEWDVPAPDMGTNAQIMDWMMDTFSNIVSTSDRQSVKRVVTGKSIVCGGSPGREEATGRGIVHCITQWANENRFSLPGATLAVQGFGNVGSNTAQILSRMGVSLTAVGDHTGYWRHPEGFNPYKLSEYVKAKRSLDGYPGGQAISRDEFFSTQCDIFVPAALELQICAHEAKLMNCKVVVEGANGPTDLEGEKILLSKNIPVIPDILANSGGVVVSYFEWLQNKRSETWDIEDVRMRLETRMKHIYQEVSDKARLLHIEMRTAAYAIALERLKEIYTRRGIWP; this comes from the coding sequence ATGCAGCCGATTGAAATAGCCGATGACGTTGCCCCTAAGCAAGAAAACCTGTTTGAGCTTGCAGATGGCCAGCTTGAAAAAGCTTTTGAGATCGTCTCGATGGATGAATCGCTGAAAAGCATTCTCAAGCAGCCCAAGAACGAAATCATCATCCATTTTCCGGTCAAGCTCACTTCCGGCAAAATCGAAATGTTCAAAGGCTATAGGGTTCAGCACAACAACATTTTAGGACCTTTCAAAGGCGGCATTCGCTACCACGAAAGCGTCTATTTAAACGAGTGCAAAGCGCTGGCGGCGTGGATGACATGGAAATGCGCGCTACAAAACATCCCCTTCGGCGGCGGCAAAGGCGGCATCAAATTTAATCCGCATCTTTATAACAACGAAGATTTGGAACATATCACCCGCCGCTTCACGCACGCACTCGGCAACAACATCGGCCCTGAGTGGGACGTCCCTGCCCCTGACATGGGCACCAACGCCCAAATCATGGACTGGATGATGGATACGTTTAGCAACATTGTCTCAACCTCCGATCGCCAATCAGTGAAACGCGTGGTGACGGGTAAATCCATCGTCTGCGGCGGCAGCCCGGGTCGCGAAGAAGCAACCGGACGCGGCATCGTACATTGTATCACCCAGTGGGCCAATGAAAACCGCTTCTCCCTGCCCGGCGCAACCTTGGCTGTACAAGGCTTTGGTAACGTGGGTTCAAACACGGCACAAATCCTATCCCGCATGGGTGTCAGCCTAACGGCGGTCGGCGATCACACTGGCTACTGGCGACATCCTGAAGGCTTTAACCCTTACAAACTTTCCGAGTATGTCAAAGCCAAACGCAGCCTAGATGGCTATCCAGGTGGGCAGGCTATCAGTCGAGACGAGTTTTTCTCCACACAATGCGATATTTTCGTGCCCGCAGCCTTAGAATTGCAAATCTGTGCTCACGAAGCAAAGCTCATGAACTGCAAAGTCGTGGTAGAAGGCGCAAATGGGCCGACTGATTTAGAGGGCGAAAAGATTTTGCTTTCGAAAAACATCCCGGTCATCCCAGACATTCTGGCAAACTCAGGCGGCGTGGTGGTCAGCTATTTTGAATGGCTGCAAAACAAACGCAGCGAGACTTGGGATATTGAAGATGTGCGCATGCGCCTCGAAACGCGCATGAAGCATATCTATCAAGAAGTGTCTGATAAGGCGCGCTTGCTGCATATCGAAATGCGAACCGCGGCTTACGCAATTGCTTTAGAGCGCCTAAAAGAAATCTACACCCGCCGCGGCATCTGGCCCTGA
- a CDS encoding DUF6178 family protein — translation MPLSKRFMTNLSQNLNIGIVRKLPAQEALMAIKERGIVDSHELLELLSPSQVQEIFDLDAWNFDQVNIEKMEEWLENLFTANSAVAVKAFHELDIELIAFLLKTQTEIYHLEMGEDPIESPEQALYTPDGRYLVVFSGSTVWKYILEQLFARDLDFSLRLLESVRYETASGLEEEALHWRDGRLQDLGFSPLAELKSILQKVNPDMPLPPLPDNIIEGDESVQPGLLKLAASKGVFEKAYDALPEKDRPRVMREFIATCNQVHLAYGRDAGERQALTETITYVTLMIEKALEYRSIDALAKTSVKKLFQIGHSLK, via the coding sequence ATGCCATTATCTAAGCGCTTTATGACCAATCTATCTCAAAATCTCAATATTGGAATTGTTCGAAAACTACCTGCGCAAGAAGCTCTTATGGCAATTAAAGAGCGCGGCATTGTAGACAGTCATGAGCTGCTGGAGCTGCTCTCGCCGAGCCAAGTGCAGGAAATATTTGACTTGGATGCATGGAATTTTGACCAGGTAAATATTGAGAAAATGGAAGAATGGCTTGAGAACTTATTTACTGCAAACTCTGCGGTAGCGGTTAAAGCTTTTCACGAGCTAGATATTGAACTCATTGCTTTTCTGCTCAAAACGCAGACCGAGATATACCATTTGGAAATGGGCGAAGATCCCATCGAATCACCCGAGCAAGCGCTATACACACCAGATGGGCGCTACTTGGTGGTTTTTTCGGGAAGCACCGTTTGGAAGTATATTTTAGAGCAGCTTTTCGCGCGCGATTTGGATTTCTCGCTCAGGCTTTTAGAGTCAGTTCGTTATGAAACAGCTTCAGGGCTTGAAGAAGAAGCTTTGCATTGGCGAGATGGCCGGCTTCAAGATCTAGGGTTTTCACCGCTGGCTGAACTTAAGAGCATCTTGCAGAAAGTTAACCCCGACATGCCGCTGCCTCCTTTGCCTGACAACATTATTGAAGGCGACGAATCCGTTCAGCCAGGGCTTCTTAAACTGGCGGCCAGCAAAGGTGTGTTCGAAAAAGCTTATGATGCGCTGCCTGAAAAAGACCGCCCCCGCGTGATGCGAGAGTTTATCGCTACCTGCAACCAAGTTCACTTGGCTTACGGCAGAGACGCAGGTGAAAGACAGGCACTGACAGAGACCATCACCTACGTGACTTTGATGATCGAGAAGGCCTTAGAGTACCGTTCTATCGACGCTCTAGCAAAAACTTCGGTTAAAAAGCTTTTTCAAATTGGACATTCATTAAAGTAG
- a CDS encoding acyl-CoA carboxylase subunit beta: MQRDILAQKNAQALLGGGPQRTEKQHQGAKLTARERVDLLLDPGAFVETDKFRVSQNGGQVPGDGVVTGFGQIDGRQVFVYAQDFTVFGGSLSTVVAQKICKIYDLALKTGAPVIGLSDSGGARIQEGVASLAGYTDIFCRNALSSGVIPQISAVMGPCAGGAVYSPALTDFIFMVQNTSNMFLTGPDVIKTVTHEEVTMEELGGADTHNAKSGVAHFACPDDTATLLAIRKLLSYLPSNNRDLAPSKISADSPDRRDEKLKTIIPEHASKPYDVREVVKAVIDDADFFEVHEAFAQNMVVGFARMMGKSVGIVANQPAIMAGAIDINASDKAARFVRFCDCFNIPILTFVDVPGFLPGTEQEYGGVIRHGAKLLYAYAEATVPKITVVLRKAYGGAYCVMGAKNLRGDLNFALPTAQIAVMGAEGAVAVIKREEIAAAADKDARFKELVADYASKYQNPYHAAELGYIDEVILPEDLRPRFCQALAMLQNKRDTNPPKKHGNMPL; encoded by the coding sequence ATGCAAAGAGACATTCTGGCCCAAAAAAATGCGCAGGCACTTTTGGGTGGGGGCCCTCAGCGAACTGAAAAACAGCACCAGGGCGCTAAGTTAACAGCCAGAGAACGCGTTGACCTGCTGCTTGATCCGGGCGCCTTTGTAGAGACCGATAAATTTCGCGTCAGTCAAAATGGCGGGCAAGTTCCAGGCGACGGGGTAGTGACTGGCTTTGGCCAAATCGACGGCCGTCAGGTCTTTGTGTATGCGCAAGATTTTACAGTCTTTGGCGGCTCGCTCTCCACCGTTGTGGCGCAGAAAATCTGCAAAATATACGATCTAGCACTGAAAACCGGCGCGCCGGTGATTGGCCTAAGCGATTCAGGCGGTGCCCGCATCCAAGAAGGCGTTGCCTCTTTGGCCGGCTACACCGATATTTTTTGTCGCAATGCGCTGTCTTCAGGCGTCATCCCGCAAATTTCTGCGGTGATGGGCCCATGCGCGGGCGGCGCGGTGTACTCGCCAGCGCTCACCGATTTTATTTTTATGGTTCAAAACACCAGCAACATGTTTTTGACCGGGCCTGATGTTATAAAAACGGTGACCCATGAAGAGGTCACCATGGAAGAGCTCGGCGGCGCAGACACACATAATGCTAAAAGCGGTGTTGCGCACTTTGCGTGCCCAGACGATACGGCAACTTTGCTCGCCATCCGCAAGCTGTTGTCGTACTTGCCTTCCAATAATAGAGACCTAGCGCCCAGCAAAATATCTGCAGATAGCCCTGATAGACGCGATGAAAAACTTAAAACGATTATCCCCGAGCATGCGAGTAAACCCTACGATGTGCGCGAAGTTGTTAAGGCCGTTATAGACGATGCTGATTTTTTCGAAGTGCACGAAGCTTTTGCACAAAATATGGTCGTTGGCTTTGCTCGCATGATGGGCAAAAGTGTGGGCATCGTTGCCAATCAACCGGCCATCATGGCTGGCGCCATTGACATTAACGCTTCTGATAAAGCCGCACGTTTTGTTCGCTTTTGCGACTGCTTTAACATCCCAATCTTGACTTTTGTGGACGTACCCGGCTTTCTGCCCGGCACTGAGCAAGAATACGGCGGCGTTATTCGCCATGGCGCTAAATTGCTTTACGCTTATGCCGAAGCCACTGTTCCTAAAATCACCGTGGTTCTACGCAAAGCCTACGGTGGCGCGTACTGCGTGATGGGCGCTAAAAATCTGCGCGGGGATTTAAACTTTGCCCTTCCCACCGCTCAAATCGCTGTCATGGGTGCTGAAGGAGCCGTAGCGGTTATTAAGCGGGAAGAAATTGCTGCCGCAGCTGACAAAGATGCGCGCTTTAAAGAATTGGTGGCGGACTACGCGAGCAAATATCAAAACCCTTATCATGCAGCCGAGTTAGGCTACATAGACGAAGTCATCTTACCGGAAGACTTAAGGCCAAGATTCTGCCAGGCCTTAGCCATGTTGCAAAATAAGCGCGACACTAATCCGCCCAAAAAGCACGGAAACATGCCGCTATGA